One window from the genome of Dyella sp. A6 encodes:
- a CDS encoding MASE1 domain-containing protein, giving the protein MRSSYLPSLLRGPLLGLGYALCWSFLWSIADPYWMLPFGLRFGVLLLAPFRYWPWLLGGELLAAGLNDLHHGSPMGWAIFAFGDLPQPLVVAICLWLLRRAHLKPSLQNPEDVSRLLLSAAFTVLAATAMDTAMLAVLHAPPTTDLLLQVMGQDLLGNYVGTLLLTPPLIMLVLAPPSPRALRGLLMDGLLVMLPALVILLALSEQSDPQREFARILSLAPVLFFAFRHGWRGASLSMLISSLGMAIVDHFTTHAAPAASAHLFLAVAGTGALMLGSATDALRQSSARVAEQNTYLAAVNRRLDQLARQLRDAARGNLQAEEDLRRHMAAELHDELGQNLTAIQTHVKLAQTRLQQAGLTDTASAINDILGHMRRTLHRLLDDLRPAVLDEFGLLRALDEGPIRQLLSTACMRYYTDLHGDPRLLEEDIRTALYRLVQESATNAVKHAHASEFRLRLRIGTRQGRVLALLDIRDNGSGLPERVESEGRGLQGMRDRVTSLGGVFRLRSGPTGVHLRVLLHSSTPNRAAVRLSHPE; this is encoded by the coding sequence ATGCGCTCGTCCTACCTGCCCTCGCTTCTTCGCGGCCCCTTGCTCGGCCTGGGCTATGCCCTGTGCTGGTCATTCCTCTGGTCGATCGCCGATCCCTACTGGATGCTTCCGTTCGGCCTGCGCTTCGGCGTGTTGCTGCTGGCGCCGTTCCGCTACTGGCCATGGCTGCTTGGCGGCGAACTGCTCGCTGCCGGCCTGAACGACCTGCACCATGGCAGCCCGATGGGCTGGGCCATTTTCGCCTTTGGCGACCTGCCGCAACCCCTGGTCGTGGCCATCTGCCTGTGGTTGCTGCGACGAGCCCACCTGAAGCCGAGTCTGCAGAACCCGGAGGACGTCTCCCGCCTGCTGTTGTCGGCGGCGTTCACCGTCCTGGCCGCAACAGCCATGGATACGGCCATGCTGGCCGTCCTCCACGCACCGCCGACCACCGACCTGCTGCTGCAGGTCATGGGTCAGGACCTGCTGGGCAACTATGTCGGCACCCTGTTGCTGACTCCGCCGCTGATCATGCTGGTGCTGGCACCGCCATCGCCACGGGCGTTGCGTGGTCTTCTGATGGATGGCTTGCTGGTCATGCTGCCGGCCCTGGTGATCCTGCTGGCGCTGTCCGAGCAGTCCGACCCCCAGCGTGAATTTGCCCGCATCCTGTCGCTGGCGCCGGTGCTGTTCTTTGCTTTCAGGCACGGTTGGCGCGGAGCCAGCCTGTCGATGCTGATCTCCAGCCTGGGCATGGCGATCGTCGACCACTTCACCACCCACGCCGCGCCAGCCGCCTCAGCGCACCTGTTCCTAGCCGTAGCCGGCACCGGCGCCCTGATGCTTGGCTCGGCCACGGACGCCCTTCGCCAGAGCAGCGCGCGGGTCGCCGAGCAGAACACCTACCTTGCAGCCGTGAATCGGCGTCTGGACCAGTTGGCCCGCCAGCTGCGCGACGCCGCACGCGGCAACCTGCAGGCTGAGGAAGACCTCCGCCGGCACATGGCCGCGGAACTTCATGACGAACTGGGCCAGAACCTGACCGCGATCCAGACCCACGTGAAACTGGCGCAGACCCGCCTGCAGCAGGCCGGCCTGACCGACACCGCCTCGGCCATCAACGACATACTCGGGCACATGCGGCGCACCCTTCATCGCCTGCTGGACGACCTGCGCCCGGCTGTGCTGGACGAATTCGGCCTGTTGCGGGCCCTGGACGAAGGACCGATCCGGCAGCTGTTGAGCACGGCCTGCATGCGCTATTACACCGATCTGCACGGCGACCCGCGCCTGCTGGAGGAAGATATCCGCACCGCGCTCTATCGTTTGGTACAGGAAAGTGCGACCAATGCCGTGAAACACGCGCACGCCAGCGAGTTCCGCCTGCGCCTGCGTATCGGCACGCGCCAAGGCAGGGTACTGGCGCTGCTGGACATTCGCGACAACGGCAGCGGATTGCCCGAACGCGTCGAGAGCGAGGGGCGCGGTCTGCAAGGCATGCGTGACCGTGTGACTTCGCTTGGCGGCGTCTTCCGCCTGCGTAGCGGACCGACCGGCGTACACCTGCGAGTACTGCTGCACAGCAGCACGCCAAACCGTGCGGCAGTTCGCCTCAGCCACCCGGAATAG
- a CDS encoding response regulator transcription factor gives MYSIVLVDDHAIVREGFKRLIDLEPDLEVIAECRNADDAVEAIAQHRPDLVALDLSLPDGSGLPLIEHLRSVAPDTRIVVLSMHDGEPYVSEALRRGASGYVTKGVAPEELVAGLRAVMQGEQFLSSDLQQRRADRSGQELDPFERLTAREREVFLLLAAGLAPKQVAAELGIGQKTVYIHRASLMGKLGAGSELDLYRIASERGLLGATRSSSG, from the coding sequence ATGTACAGCATTGTTCTGGTTGACGACCACGCGATCGTCCGTGAAGGCTTCAAACGGCTCATCGATCTGGAGCCGGACCTCGAGGTCATTGCCGAGTGCCGCAACGCGGACGACGCCGTCGAGGCGATTGCCCAGCATCGCCCGGACCTGGTGGCGCTCGACCTGTCGTTGCCGGACGGCAGCGGTCTGCCGTTGATCGAACATCTGCGCAGTGTGGCGCCGGATACCCGGATCGTGGTGCTGAGCATGCATGACGGCGAGCCTTATGTGTCAGAGGCTCTGCGTCGCGGGGCCAGCGGCTATGTGACCAAGGGGGTGGCGCCGGAGGAACTGGTGGCCGGACTGCGTGCCGTGATGCAGGGCGAGCAGTTCCTGAGCTCCGACCTCCAGCAGCGACGTGCGGATCGGTCGGGTCAGGAGCTTGATCCGTTCGAGCGCCTGACGGCCCGCGAGCGCGAAGTGTTCCTGCTGCTGGCTGCGGGCCTCGCTCCCAAGCAGGTCGCGGCCGAGCTTGGCATCGGCCAGAAGACGGTCTACATCCACCGGGCCAGCCTGATGGGCAAGCTGGGCGCGGGCTCCGAACTCGATCTGTACCGGATCGCCAGCGAACGCGGCCTGCTCGGTGCGACGAGGAGCAGCTCAGGCTGA
- the recN gene encoding DNA repair protein RecN: MLISLYVRHFAVVEAAEIGFGPGLTVVSGETGAGKSLLVDALLLLAGARADSGMVRTGSDRAEMAAEFDLSNLPEARTWLEREELDEDGSCQLRRVIRAEGSSRAWINGRPVNAGQLGELATLLVEIHGQHEHQALLSRSHQMTLLDAYAGNEAQVESVRTLATEWRELGQKIRRLSGGDDREQRLDLLRHELAELERWALPAGELAELETSHKRLANAGRLAEGASGVVELLDGDSEFALQRALGRAHAELGKLAGLDDRLNPLLELLDNASIQLGEATDRLNRYAQDVDLDPERFAEVDAHLAHLHELGRRYRLPAGELHDKLAALRTEFDELEGAGDILDRLTSEQARVHARYTQAAEALSQARRDAAQQLGGEVSALMGELGMAGGVLEVALEASSANTPDSQGNERCELLVSANPGQPPRPLRKVASGGELARISLAIEVATLGKDSVGTMVFDEVDSGIGGAVAEVVGQKLRALGSKRQVLCVTHLPQVAAQGHAHLRVSKHSDGNDTHTRIELLGADGRRDELARMLGGVEITRETRAHAKKMLEQAQSA, from the coding sequence ATGCTCATCTCGCTCTACGTCCGCCATTTTGCCGTCGTCGAAGCCGCCGAGATCGGTTTCGGCCCCGGATTGACCGTCGTCAGCGGGGAGACCGGCGCCGGCAAATCGCTGCTGGTCGATGCCCTGCTGCTGCTCGCCGGTGCCCGTGCCGACAGCGGCATGGTGCGGACGGGCAGCGATCGCGCCGAGATGGCTGCGGAGTTCGACCTGAGCAACCTGCCCGAAGCCCGCACCTGGCTGGAACGGGAGGAACTGGACGAGGACGGCAGCTGCCAATTGCGGCGCGTGATACGTGCCGAAGGCAGCTCGCGCGCGTGGATCAACGGCCGACCGGTCAACGCCGGACAACTGGGCGAACTCGCGACCCTGCTGGTGGAAATCCATGGCCAGCACGAACACCAGGCACTGCTCTCCCGCAGCCACCAGATGACGCTGCTCGATGCCTACGCAGGCAACGAGGCGCAGGTCGAGTCGGTACGCACGCTGGCCACCGAGTGGCGCGAGCTGGGGCAGAAGATCCGTCGCCTCAGCGGCGGCGATGACCGCGAACAGCGGCTGGACCTGCTGCGCCACGAACTGGCTGAACTGGAACGCTGGGCCCTCCCGGCCGGCGAACTGGCCGAACTGGAAACCAGCCACAAACGCCTGGCCAATGCCGGGCGCCTGGCCGAAGGCGCCTCGGGCGTGGTCGAACTGCTGGATGGCGACAGTGAGTTCGCACTGCAGCGCGCGCTGGGCCGCGCCCATGCCGAACTCGGAAAGCTGGCCGGCCTCGACGACCGGCTGAACCCCTTGCTGGAACTGCTCGACAACGCATCCATCCAGCTTGGCGAAGCCACGGACAGACTCAACCGTTACGCACAGGACGTCGATCTGGACCCCGAACGCTTCGCCGAAGTCGACGCCCATCTCGCCCACCTGCACGAGCTCGGCCGTCGATACCGCCTGCCGGCTGGTGAACTGCACGACAAGCTCGCTGCATTGCGCACCGAGTTCGACGAACTGGAGGGCGCCGGCGACATACTCGACCGCCTCACCAGCGAACAGGCACGGGTCCATGCCCGCTATACACAGGCCGCCGAGGCGCTGAGCCAGGCACGCAGGGACGCCGCCCAGCAGCTCGGTGGCGAAGTCAGCGCGCTGATGGGCGAACTGGGCATGGCCGGCGGCGTGCTCGAAGTCGCCCTGGAAGCCAGTTCTGCCAACACACCGGACAGCCAGGGCAACGAACGTTGCGAGCTGCTGGTCAGCGCGAACCCGGGCCAGCCTCCACGCCCGTTGCGCAAGGTCGCGTCCGGCGGCGAGCTGGCCCGCATCAGCCTGGCCATCGAGGTCGCCACGCTGGGCAAGGACAGTGTCGGCACCATGGTGTTCGACGAGGTGGACAGCGGCATCGGCGGCGCCGTGGCCGAAGTCGTCGGCCAGAAGCTGCGCGCGCTCGGTTCGAAGCGGCAGGTGCTGTGCGTGACCCACCTGCCCCAGGTGGCGGCACAGGGACATGCCCACCTGCGCGTCAGCAAGCACAGCGACGGAAACGACACCCACACCCGGATCGAGCTGCTCGGCGCGGACGGACGTCGTGACGAACTGGCCCGCATGCTTGGCGGGGTGGAGATCACCCGCGAAACCCGGGCCCACGCCAAGAAGATGCTGGAGCAGGCGCAGTCAGCCTGA
- the fur gene encoding ferric iron uptake transcriptional regulator, protein MEQESQELRRAGLKVTHPRMRILQIFEEDGARHLSAEDVYKRLLAHEEDIGLATVYRVLTQFEAAGILVKHNFEGGQAVYELDRGQHHDHMIDVDSGKVIEFVSEEIEKLQHAIAASHGYVIEDHSLVLYVRPKNRHK, encoded by the coding sequence ATGGAACAGGAATCTCAGGAACTGCGTCGTGCCGGCCTCAAGGTCACGCATCCGCGCATGCGCATCCTGCAGATCTTCGAGGAAGACGGTGCACGCCATCTGTCCGCCGAAGATGTCTACAAGAGGCTGCTTGCCCATGAAGAGGACATCGGACTGGCAACGGTGTATCGCGTGCTGACCCAGTTCGAAGCCGCCGGCATCCTCGTCAAGCACAATTTCGAGGGGGGGCAGGCCGTCTACGAACTCGATCGCGGGCAGCATCACGATCACATGATCGATGTTGACAGCGGAAAGGTCATCGAGTTCGTCAGCGAGGAGATCGAGAAGCTGCAGCACGCGATCGCCGCCAGTCACGGTTACGTCATCGAGGACCACAGCCTGGTCCTGTACGTGCGCCCCAAAAACCGGCACAAGTAG
- the hrcA gene encoding heat-inducible transcriptional repressor HrcA has product MPFPTHHDLDARARRLLRTLIAQYLVDGEPVGSRTLSRSSGLEVSPATIRNIMSDLEDAGLVASPHTSAGRVPTPRGLRLFVDSLIELQPLPHEEMARLRRELPPQPATTRDLLGNASALLSAMTHFAGVVTVPRQADFPLRHIDFVPLPDARVLVILVFSDNQVQNRIVQLAKPLDGRELEQAANYINAHFVGLRVDDIRAHLLRELREAGSELNRLLSSAMELAAASFAPDAQNDDVLVSGQTNLMGYAELADLERLRDLFEAFQKKNELLQLMEVCARAPGVRLFIGEESGFSALDGCSVVTASYGAQGKVLGAVGVIGPTRMAYERVIPVVQATAGLLSDALNRAATAS; this is encoded by the coding sequence ATGCCATTTCCCACCCATCACGACCTCGATGCCCGTGCCCGCCGCCTGCTGCGTACGCTGATCGCACAGTATCTGGTCGATGGCGAGCCGGTCGGGTCGCGCACGCTGTCGCGTTCGTCCGGGCTCGAGGTCAGTCCGGCGACGATCCGCAACATCATGTCCGACCTCGAGGATGCCGGGCTGGTGGCCTCGCCGCACACCTCGGCCGGCCGGGTGCCGACACCGCGCGGCCTGCGCCTGTTCGTCGACAGCCTGATCGAGCTGCAACCGCTGCCGCACGAGGAAATGGCCCGCCTGCGCCGCGAACTGCCGCCGCAGCCGGCCACCACGCGGGACCTGCTGGGCAATGCGTCGGCACTGTTGTCGGCGATGACCCACTTCGCGGGGGTGGTGACGGTGCCGCGGCAGGCCGACTTCCCCTTGCGACATATCGATTTCGTGCCGCTGCCCGACGCACGGGTGCTGGTCATCCTGGTGTTCTCGGACAACCAGGTGCAGAACCGTATCGTGCAGCTGGCCAAGCCACTGGATGGCCGCGAACTGGAACAGGCGGCCAATTACATCAACGCTCATTTCGTCGGCCTGCGCGTGGACGATATCCGCGCCCACCTGTTGCGCGAACTGCGCGAGGCGGGCAGCGAACTGAACCGGTTGCTGTCCAGCGCGATGGAACTGGCCGCAGCATCGTTCGCACCCGATGCACAGAATGACGACGTGCTGGTCAGCGGACAGACCAACCTGATGGGGTATGCCGAACTGGCCGACCTCGAGCGCCTGCGCGACCTGTTCGAGGCGTTCCAGAAAAAGAACGAACTGCTGCAATTGATGGAAGTCTGCGCGCGGGCGCCGGGCGTACGCCTGTTCATCGGCGAGGAATCGGGGTTTTCCGCGCTGGACGGCTGCAGTGTCGTCACGGCCAGCTATGGCGCCCAGGGCAAGGTGCTGGGCGCCGTGGGTGTGATCGGTCCCACCCGGATGGCCTACGAGCGGGTGATTCCGGTGGTGCAGGCGACGGCCGGCTTGCTCAGCGACGCCTTGAATCGCGCCGCGACGGCCTCATAA
- the grpE gene encoding nucleotide exchange factor GrpE, translated as MHNTDPQASNATPEGNAADEAMNADLEALKARVAELEASNAELRETVLREKAELENQRRRLHRDLEQARRFANEKLLNELLPVFDGLESGLAVEGGDVTSMREGLSLTLKSLLKVGENNGLTQVDPRGQMLDPERHHAVSMVDAQDAAPGTVVNVLQKGYVLNERLLRPALVAVAKD; from the coding sequence ATGCACAACACTGACCCGCAGGCGTCGAACGCGACGCCCGAAGGAAACGCGGCGGACGAGGCCATGAACGCTGATCTGGAAGCACTGAAGGCACGCGTGGCCGAGCTTGAAGCCAGCAACGCGGAATTGCGCGAAACCGTGCTGCGCGAGAAGGCCGAGCTGGAGAACCAGCGCCGCCGCCTGCATCGCGACCTGGAGCAGGCGCGCCGCTTCGCCAACGAGAAGCTGCTGAACGAACTGCTGCCGGTATTCGATGGGCTGGAAAGCGGCCTGGCCGTGGAAGGCGGCGATGTGACCTCGATGCGTGAGGGCCTCAGCCTAACCCTGAAGTCGCTGCTCAAGGTGGGCGAGAACAACGGTCTGACCCAGGTCGACCCTAGGGGCCAGATGCTCGATCCGGAGCGCCATCATGCGGTAAGCATGGTCGATGCGCAGGACGCTGCACCCGGCACCGTGGTCAACGTGCTGCAGAAGGGCTACGTGTTGAACGAGCGCCTGCTGCGCCCGGCGCTGGTCGCCGTGGCGAAGGACTGA